The segment ACAACTAAACTGGTGGTCTACGTGTCACCACTGATTGATCAAAGATCTGTTCTCAGACACTGGAACACCATGAATGGCCCATTTTGTGAAGGAGCTTTTGGCAATTATGTAAAAGCCATTTTCTTGAATGGAGGAGGCTAGACATTGTGCAAGAGGTGGTCTGGTGGCTAAAAtacggggctgggagtcaggagagctggattctatttccaTCCCTGCCACAGAtatcctgtgtgatcttgggtaagtcagTTAACCTCTCAGCTCTGCTGGTTCCCCCATCAGTATAATGAGGATAATAATGGATCGTAAGTTTTGACTGCTGGGGAAACTTTTAGAATTTATTATAGTTAGAAACAACCAGTTTATTGTATTGATCCTACCGTGTTCTTCCTTGCACATTATGCTTCACTGTGCTAGCAAAATTGTCTGAGAGAGTCAGACGAGTCAGTCACGAGAAGTTGTAAAGTGCCAGGAGTGGCACCTACTTCTTATGGCTCTGAAAGTGTATATGAGGAAGTGAAGCTTACTTGCAAATGGCCGGATCTTGATAGAAGATTTGACCTGTACGGTAATGGGTTGTGGTTTTTATCGGCAGGGTTTTTTCAGAAGAAGCATTCAGCAAAACATCCAGTATAAGAAGTGCTTGAAGAATAACAACTGCTCTATAATGAGAATGAATAGGAACAGATGCCAGCAATGCCGCTTCAAAAAATGTTTGTCTGTTGGAATGTCAAGAGATGGTATGTTCCTGAATTGAATAATGACATTGTAAAAATGAATTGTGCTGCATATGCCGCCCGTCTCAAAAGAGAATGTGTCAAAGATCGTAAGGAGGCAGAAACAGATAGTTGAATCCTGTTGTACTTGGACGCTAATGTTGTCTCTTACATGTGGATTAGCTACATCTTCTCACCGTGTGGCTATACTGAGCACCATATATAAAGTAGCCAAGAAAGCCCTCCCTTCTGTGAGCTTCTGGAGTTGGGATTAATACAATAGGACGCGCGACAGCTGCTAGATGGACGGATTTGATGTAACAGTCTTAGTTTATTTTACTGagttaaacaatattttaaactcCTCTGTGGGTATTAGGCCAGtttttgatctcagttacactggtgtaaatccaaaatGACATTCTTGGTGGCAGTGGGGTTAttgtggagttacactggtgtaactgagataagAATCTGAACCCTCCTGTCCGGTGTATTGCATACATTTcctaggttttatttttaaacaagagGAAATAGTGCCCAATgtagctctcactgaagtcagtggaaagacttaaTAGGAGCTGGGTCAGGCCCATAGCACACTATCTTCTTATTGTCACTTCACGTAAGGCTATTACAGAGAGTAGAGTTTCAGGAGTAAGTTTTCAGTGCAAGGAGAAAGCACAGAGCTGCACAAGTTTAATGGTAACTGAAACTGCACCGCTAAATCTCTGAACGCCTCACTGAAAGTCTGCCTCGTGCAATAGTTTTCAGTGAGGTGCTGAAAATATAGATTGTTTGGCTTCCAAAGCACACATTTAATTGAGCTGAgaccttcacccctcccccccaccttgtTTCACTTTTTCTTTCCCTCAGATTCATACTGAACAGGAACAAATTTAACACTCATTGGGCAAATTTAACCtagaactttattttaaaaaattgtgctgTCATTCTGAGTATCATTGACAACAACCTCTAAGGGGCTGTCTACACTCAGGCTGGTACCCGATTGATTTAAGtaaaccagtttaattaaatgCCAAACTCCTGGGCAAGCACACTTACGTTGGTTTAAAACTGGCTATGTTGGGTGAACTAGCCCTACAAATGTAAGCTAATGTGATATAAACCAGGTTTAAATCAGTTTCAGAGTGTCCACAGTcaaagttgcactgatttaactacatCAGTTTTAAAGCACACATTTGAGTGCAACTGTGTGTATAGACCAGACCTAGTTTGGAATAACCAAGAAAAGGGACATACAGATACTTTTGTTATATTTTTCGCTGCCTTCATTTTACATATAAACAGTGGTGCATAACATGATCTTGGACCTGATTCTAATCTGACACCAGCTTTACACTGGATTAACATTACTGCTGATATACAGCCATGCAGATGAGATCAGGATTAGTGCCCGAGCGTAAAAAGGCAAGATTATCAGTTTTGTGTGTACTGGTTTTCATGACTGAATTTGGTGTGCACCTGTGTAACTAAAACCGTTTTTTTCTTCCTTAGCTGTTCGATTTGGCCGCATTCCTAAACGTGAAAAACAGAGGATGCTGATTGAAATGCAAAGTGCCATGAAGACCATGATGAACAGCCAGTTCAATGGTCACTTGCCAAATGAAACATTAACAGAGCATCAGGAGCAAGCGCCCCTGTCATCTCAAGAAGAGCTTACATCCAAACCCCAACAAGAGCTCGAAAACATCAAAagtccatctcctcctcctccctctgacATTGCAAAGGAAGAAGTGATTGGTATGGTGACCAGAGCCCACAAGGACACCTTCATGTACAACCAGGAGCAATCAGAAAACCCAGCTGAGGCCAGGCAGCCACAGAGCGGGGAAAGAATTCCGAAGAACCCTGAGCAATATAGTTTGAATAGTGACCATTGTAGCAGTGGGCTTAGTGACACCCATTATACCGAGAGTGAGCAACATCTTGCTGGACAATACAAAGGGAGAAATGTAATGCGTTATCCAAATGGGCGCACCGTTTGTTTCACAAATGGCCACTGTATGAACTTTACCAATGGTTATACTCAAAGAATGTGTGAAAGGATCCCAGAAGATGGGTTTTCGGCAAATGAGAACATGAATATTTACTCATGCAACACTGGAGGGAGAATGCACCTGGTACAGTAATGTCTGTTGTTGCTGGTGCAGGGAGACTTTTTTGCCATATGTTTTTAATGATCTATAAATACAGATGGGACCAAGTGTAGCCCCAGAATCAGTGAAGTTGCACACAGGTTAATTTGGTCTACAGTGGAGACCCAGATAGCACCCAACGGAGTTTAAGGCAAAGAACTACTAGATAGAGATCAACGGCTTACACTGTGTATGGGATTTGAAATCAAGCAATTGAGATGGTTCGTCTAACAATGCTTTTAGCTGCCAGATAGTCTGTTTTCAACTAAAGCACATAAAAGATATAGTTGAAAATCAGGTTACAGTAGGTTTCTTGGAAAAGTGAGCCCTATGAATCACTAAGTCCTTTTCCACCCTTTTCCTCTTGGGGATAAAacctttaaaataatttacaaaggTAGATACACTAACttgaagtatattttaaaaagtatccaAGCACGAGTTCTGAGATGCAACTTTGATCCCCGGAAGTCAGtgaggacttcagtggggtcaggatttcgtCCTAGAATTAGTCTAGTTGATTTAAGTCTGTTTTTACCGAGGTCTTTTAGTACTTGCTCATCTTGTCAGAATggtcattttttaatttaatttaatttttttttagggctaggtttatttatttatttatttgagatCAGATGTTTTTATGGAAACTACCTAAAACATTTGGATTTGGAGGCTTCTGGGCTGTTCACAACAAACCTGTCCTTCTACCCCTACAACAATTTAAACTCTGAGCCAGTGATAGGATTTACAAGGACGGGTCCCTCCCTTTCTTTATCCCCACTCATCTAGGACTGTCCAGTAGCAGCATCATACCAGAAATTATTTCCTTGTTGCAGCCTCTTTGATCACCTTAACTGATTTAAGTCACGCAACAATGCTGCATATTTCCCTTCCTTTGCCCCATTTTTAAATAAGCCCCCCCACCTTTAACCTTGCAGTAGCTgccttttttttccttaaagtagactctctctctctttctctttctatcTTTGCCAAATGGAACAGACTGGAGAAGGGGAACATAGGAAATACTCCAGTTCTTGTTCTGTTATGCTCCATAATTGCAAACCTTCAAGTACAAATTGGCTAAACTTTTCCACTTCTAGTTTCTGACGATCCTTCAAGCTTTTCTCAGCTCCCTGAGAATCCCCttatttgtaagctctttggggcagggacttcttTATTGTGTGTGGCCAGTGCCTAGCCCAGTGGGGTTCAGACCTCCAGTTGTGGCTGTAGGCCCTACAGCGTTACTAATAATTCCCAGTCTTGCTAGTCTGCCTTGATTTCAGACAAGACTGGTGTATCATGGTTACTCTCCTAAACGCTGAGCAGATCTTGCTTGACACTGGTGTTTGTCTTTCTCTGGAGTTTGTCACAGCTGTCCCTGAGATGACAACAGGATGACAGCCAGTGTCTGAACATGCTTTCCCACCAGCATTCTCTTCCCCACCCATTCCAGGAGTAAAAGAGCAGTTTAGATTCTTTGATCCTGGTTTACAGTGGAGTAAGTGAGGGCAGATTCAGGGATAACTATAGGAGCCAGAGAGAGTGAGATCAGAAATGGGGGGTGTTCAGTTTCGATTCCCTGCATGGTAGTAGCTTTCCCTAATTTCATTGTTGGAGCAGCCAAAGTTAGCAAAATTTTAAACTGATATTTAATGGATCTGCATAAAATATCCCTGTTACTTAACTAATGAATATTCCTATTTTATCTGTTGTATGATTAGCGTGATGGTGTCCTAAACAACGAGTCTAAGATTGGTTAAAATGCGGAATATAATTTGAAgaggggttttttgtgtgtgtgtgtaaattctaGGTTTGTCCAATGAGCAAGACTCCCTTTGTGGACCCAAGTAAGAGTGGCCATGAAGTCTGGGAAGAATTTTCGATGAGCTTCACCCCTGCAGTGAAAGAAGTGGTGGAGTTCGCAAAACGCATTCCAGGGTTCCGAGATCTTTCCCAGCACGACCAGGTCAATCTTCTAAAGGCTGGGACCTTTGAGGTGAGAATCTCAGCGAATGCCTTGCCAACATCCTTCATGCTTTAGATGTTGGGCTGACTGTGCAGCAATCTTATGCCTTATTAATAGAGATGCATGTGTCTCAATCTGGAATCAAACTTCCCCCAGGGTATGCGATTGCTCCATTAGAGAGAtggagccagatcctcaatggtacAATCGCATATTAATGTCAATAAAGCTATAGcaggttacaccagctgagaatcttgtTCACATCTGGAGCCTGTTAACTTCACTTAAGCCCCAGCTGGGTTCATAGTTTTGTGTCAGCTCAGCAAAACCTTTCAACCAGAAACCCTTTTCCCAGACTTAGACAGCTGAGaacctgctccacctcctccctcaccccagaactcatcatttatttcttttaaataggtACCTGTTGCTTAGCCCAGAACTAcggggcagcagggagaggctGCAGGTAGCAACCTTGCTTCCGTGGGTCTAATCTGAATTATTCGCCCCACAGAGGCTCATGTTCTCTGTTCTGCACCTGTTTCCTCTGCTGCCTGAAGTCTCTCCTGCAGAAAGAGCTGATGGGGCTAGAGTGATTCCATTTGCACAGGAGTCCCTCTGGTGGTAACTGGGGGTACTGCAGTCACTGGAACCTCCAGCATCCCCTGGTGTCACTAGCTGGAACTTTACTCAGTAATACAGTAGctacactgtagatactacatagtGTCTACAACGTGGCTGATAGCTGGGTCATTAGTAGTGGGCCTTAGCACCACCAGCTCTTTATGACAAGTCATGCTTGCATATGGTCATTATGTACTGTACGTAAATTGGTATCAGCTGGTTAATAATGCAAGGACTCCTGATGTGGTGTTACAACTAGTCAGTGTCCCTCACTTGATGACCTTTATTTAGGGGCGTGTCCTTCTCTGTGTGTGATGCACACTATTATTAGTGGAGTTAAGCTTGCATGACTGGAGGAGACCTGACCCCACAGAATTCAAGGTCTCGTTCAGACAGGTCTGGTTTCTATAACACTTATTTTTAAGCAGGAATATTGGACTGTGGGTTTACTTGCATTGAAGAAATCATTTTCTCTTTAAAGTTGTTGGGTCCCTTGCTTTCTTCACTGATAATGCATTAAATTGCACAGTTCTAGAATGGTCAATTGTTGGCGTGAGAGGCACGTGTTACACTGTGAAACTCAGATCCAGGTCCTGGCATCTTCTGTGTTAGTTTCTCTTTACTTCTGACTGCTCCCCCTTCCAGTGCCCTATCTTACGTTTTCATTACCATATTTGTACTTAGCCTACACTATCACCTCTCCCCAGCACATCTTTTCCTGAAGTAGCCATTAAAATTCTTGCTCAAATTATACAAAAAGACTGATTCCTGTCTGAAAAATTCTACACGTTTTAGGCTCCACAGAGCGGAGACAGTCATCAAGCTGGGGGGataatttagaatcatagaatatcagggttgaaagggacctcgggaagtcatctagtccaacctcctgctcaaagcaggaccaattcccaactaaatcatcccagccagggctttgtcaagcctgaccttaaaaacctctaaggaaggagattccaccacctccctaggtaacccattccagtgcttcaccaccctcctagtgaaaaagtttttcctaatatccaacctagacctcccccattgcaacttgagaccattactccttaaaACAGAACAACCACATTAGCAAGTTTAAACCTTCCCTCTGGCACTTCAGcatctgaacttgtgaaccccaTTCTTCTGTCTTCACACCAGTGATCAACATCAtcaataaaatgtttccatgtgCAAAGGTGCTCTCAGTGTTCAGACATATCCTTGGAAAATAATAAATAGCCCTGGCTGGCCACGTGCTTACCTTTATTCCCTCGTTTATACATAACAGTGTAATGAATAGTTAGATGTCAGTGGGGCGGTGCCAATGTCAAAAGGCCTCTGGGCATCTGAccaaaatttaaaagcaaaaccaaaattaCAATAGTTGAAAGTGATGAGCCAGTGAAAGACAATCCCAGGAGTCACTGGAGCTGTCGTTAATATAGATTGAAACATCAGGGAGCCAAATTCTCTAAGTACAGCCTCTCTTTGTACCTGTACAATCACTTGTGTGTAGTTTTGTACATCAGTACAAATGAGATGCCTTCCAAGACACAGTCACACACAAGCACAAATGATCGAGGCCCCTTTTGAAAACACCAATTTGATTTCCTGTCTAAAATTCCTATGTGGAGTCTAGATTTTATTTTACACTCTGGATTTTAGCTCTAGATCCTCCCCTGGTGTAAACAGGCATAGCCTCAAGCGCTTCAGTTGAACTGTGCTGGTTTACAGCAGCTAAGGAGTGGGCCATATGGTTTGACGTCCAGAATTAACGCCCTGTTCACCTAGAAGAGTCATTATTTTAGGCTAGTGACTCCACACTTCTGGGGCTCAATCCTGTGAAGTTCTGAGCATTTTCAGTTTCCAGGGAAAATTGTGGCAGCAgggggtgttcagcaccttgcagtgaAATTCCCCATTGCAGAAAGCCAGCCCCAGACCAGTCCACTGTTCATGGCCCATTTAAACTATTTTGCATAAGCTTCCGCATGGTGCTAAAATTCACCACAGCATATATTTCTTGGGTTGAAAGTGAACCCATAATATTATAGTGctcctgggccagatccttaagtgtatttaggtgcctaactccctctTTAGGCACCTGAGTCCACTATTTAGGTGCCAGTTAGAACTTGTCAAAATCAGTGCTTAGCTGTTGCCTACCCACATAGAGTTTCCACCTGTACGCGTGAGCAGAGCCACCTAGGTCCTGATGCTGTCCCACAGCTAACAAGCTGCACCGAACTCTTGCTTAAACAGAAGCCTCCGTGGGTTTCTCAGActaggctccccctccccccccccccccacgatgtCCCCAGCAAGGCCCGCTCCAAGAGGCATTCTCAGAGCACGCTTAAGATCCGCTGCTAGTCATAAGAGACAACCGGGACCGGATTAAGTTTGTGTGAGtagggcactcccctgggatgtgggagacccaggttcagatCCCTGTCCCAGTGAATAGCTGataagtggaacaacttcaagaGGAGAGATTGAGCAAGTCCCCAGAAAAGCCAGGAGCTGGTGTTAGGGCAAGCACCTGGGATATGGGTGATGTTGGTTCAtgcccctgctccaaatcagacaAAGCAGAGGCTTGAAATCAGGCCTCCCTTAGCGCAGATAATTGCTCTGACCACTGGGCGATCGGCTGTGTGAGGGTGTGTCTCGTTTTCTACTAGAAAGGTCTGGGTTTGGGCTGCTGAGGCAtgggctgacctggcttaggtgctTAATTCCAGGAAAGGGTCCAGCTGAGAATCCTGAGTTGAAGGACGTGCCTAGCTCTAGCCTGTCAGTCAAGTGCTTAAGGCCCTGATCAGTAGGAATTAGGCAATTGaatgcctttgtggatctggtcctaacaccccccgcccccccaagcatTTCGCACCAGGCAGCTTCCCGGCCTTCCAGGATTCCTTTCCTAAGGACCTAACCTTGCATTGTACAGGTGCCCTGGTGCTAccaacagtccctgcccaaagaacTTACACGCTAACATAAGACAAGAGATGACAGgtagatacagacagatggggggagTGCAGGTAAACAGTGAGACAGTACTGGTCAGGATGACAGGCagtctctgcacaccagcagcctgttttgttttgggtgggagggggggagagaatcaAGGCCATAACACAAAGCAAGTTGGACGTTTTAAAATGAAGTTGGTTTTAGTTTATCTAAGCCAGAAGGTGGCAGTTCTGCACATTATATTTAAACAATGGAACATGTTGGGAGTTATTAAACATTGAGCAAATGGAACCTTACTAACCATTCCACATGGAAAAAATTCACAGTGCAGCTGAGAACAAGGAGGCAAAGTTTGACAGTTGTAAATGCTCAAAAAGAGGTGCCGATACCAAAAATATATCCCCAGTTGGAAGCTACAGACAAGGTGTAATTTCAAGCTCTGTTGTGTTAGTCTTTCCAAGGACACACATTCTGTTCTTTTCCACTGAGGTTCACTAACATAGCCTGTGAAAACCTAGCAGTGGCATAGTACTTTTACAGACAACACACCGTGGGCTACTTCCTCAGCTGATATAAGTCACCAtagcaccattgaaatcaatggaactattccaGTTTACTGCAGGAGAGGATATA is part of the Chrysemys picta bellii isolate R12L10 chromosome 2, ASM1138683v2, whole genome shotgun sequence genome and harbors:
- the NR1D2 gene encoding nuclear receptor subfamily 1 group D member 2 isoform X2, producing MVLLCKVCGDVASGFHYGVHACEGCKGFFRRSIQQNIQYKKCLKNNNCSIMRMNRNRCQQCRFKKCLSVGMSRDAVRFGRIPKREKQRMLIEMQSAMKTMMNSQFNGHLPNETLTEHQEQAPLSSQEELTSKPQQELENIKSPSPPPPSDIAKEEVIGMVTRAHKDTFMYNQEQSENPAEARQPQSGERIPKNPEQYSLNSDHCSSGLSDTHYTESEQHLAGQYKGRNVMRYPNGRTVCFTNGHCMNFTNGYTQRMCERIPEDGFSANENMNIYSCNTGGRMHLVCPMSKTPFVDPSKSGHEVWEEFSMSFTPAVKEVVEFAKRIPGFRDLSQHDQVNLLKAGTFEVLMVRFASLFDAKERTVTFLSGKKYSVDDLHSMGAGDLLNSMFEFSEKLSGLQLNDEEMSLFTAVVLVSADRSGIENVNSVEALQETLIRALRTLIMKNHPNEASIFTKLLLKLPDLRSLNNMHSEELLAFKVHP
- the NR1D2 gene encoding nuclear receptor subfamily 1 group D member 2 isoform X1, coding for MEVNAGGVIAYISSSSSASSPASCHSESSESSFQSSSSPVPSSPNSSASESSCNSRSGDGSDGAPKNDQLDDAVKTSRSSAAGLTKGHGGLTKFNGMVLLCKVCGDVASGFHYGVHACEGCKGFFRRSIQQNIQYKKCLKNNNCSIMRMNRNRCQQCRFKKCLSVGMSRDAVRFGRIPKREKQRMLIEMQSAMKTMMNSQFNGHLPNETLTEHQEQAPLSSQEELTSKPQQELENIKSPSPPPPSDIAKEEVIGMVTRAHKDTFMYNQEQSENPAEARQPQSGERIPKNPEQYSLNSDHCSSGLSDTHYTESEQHLAGQYKGRNVMRYPNGRTVCFTNGHCMNFTNGYTQRMCERIPEDGFSANENMNIYSCNTGGRMHLVCPMSKTPFVDPSKSGHEVWEEFSMSFTPAVKEVVEFAKRIPGFRDLSQHDQVNLLKAGTFEVLMVRFASLFDAKERTVTFLSGKKYSVDDLHSMGAGDLLNSMFEFSEKLSGLQLNDEEMSLFTAVVLVSADRSGIENVNSVEALQETLIRALRTLIMKNHPNEASIFTKLLLKLPDLRSLNNMHSEELLAFKVHP